In the Hevea brasiliensis isolate MT/VB/25A 57/8 chromosome 8, ASM3005281v1, whole genome shotgun sequence genome, AGCAGGAAAGAAGGATCTTGGTGCATTATTATCTCCAGAATTTTTTGATGCTCAGCTCTCCCCATTGGGCTTGGAGCAGGTATGATTTACCTGCTATTGAAGGTTCAATAGATGTTTCTGATTGGCTTAGTACTTAAACCATtacatttcattattttatttatcatttgGTTTTTAGTAATTGTTGTCTCACTATTGAAAGAATGCTTTAGAATGATCTGTTTTAGCTTAACAGGTTAGCAATCTCTGCAACTATGTTAACACATCTGGACTGTTTAAGAAAATTGATTTAGTCATCACTTCCCCTTTGCTAAGGTATTAATTAACCTGAGTCAAGTTCTTGACAGAATATTCATTGATTTTTTAAGAACACAGCTATATCATGACTGAAGGTTCAAAATTTTGCAGGGCTATGCAAACAGCAGTTGGAGTCTTTGGTGGAGAAAGATCGTCAGGTCTCAAGAGCCCACCAATTGTGGCAGTTGAACTTTGTCGAGAACGTACAGTATGTATTGTGACACTGACATTCTGTGAACCAAACCCACTCCACCTATAATCTGAATGCTTCTATTATTGTGTATCTTCTCCTAATGCAGGGAGTTCATCCGTGCGATAAGAGGAGAACCATCACCGAGTATTCATCTCTCTTCCCTCAAATTGATTTTTCACtggcaagtatttaaaattaggATTTCAATATCATTATTTTTGGATGGAAGTCTCAAGTTCTAGTTCTGCTAACATTATTAATTCTTTCTTATCCtgacattttttaaaaatttctttGTAGATGGAAAGTGATGATGACAATTTGTGGAAAGCAGATGTTAGGGAGACTGATGAGGAAGTTGCTGCTAGGGGCTTGAAGTTTATGAACTGGTGAATGCATTTTTGTCTTGATTAATTTATCAGTATGTGCACAAGTGTCATAGAACAGATTTCTATGAATTATTAACCGACTCATGAAAAATTTGTCTACTTTAATAGGTTAAAGACACGCCAAGAGACAGAAATTGCAGTTGTTACTCACCACAGGTTCTTGCAGTATACATTAAATGCCTTAGCAAATGATTTTCATCCATCAGTCAGAAGTGAAATGTGCAAAGAGTTAAGTATATTATTAACATTAACTGGTTCAGTATTTTCATTATTAACAAGCTGATTTGAAGAGGTGCTTGCAGAACAGATAAAAATGACTTCTACTTACAATACATTTTACATTAAGTTCTTGCTTTCTGTGACTAATCAAAATGGTTACTGTAAATATTTGTTATTAGATTCGTGAACTGTGAGCTTCGTTCAATGGTCATGGTTGATAAGAGGTAAGAATGCttgaaagaattgaaaaaattgaaaaaatacacTGCAATATAGTTCTGTTTGCTAATTTCCTACATTGTTCTAATATGTGCAGGATGATGAATTGCCCAGCAACTGATGGGAGTGGAGGAAGTGTTTGAGACCTGATCTTGCTGGTGATGCTGCAGAATGGCATATGGCAGGAAATTGTCATATGTAATTAACCTTCCTTAGTTCTTTATTGTAtttttaagtaaattttaataaactaattgaTGATGAATTCAGTTGCACTTGTTGAACAAAAGAACCAAAACTCAatagttccttgatttaattttagAAGGAACCATCGATCAGCACAGGAATAGAGAACATTTTTACCATGctcatatttttttttccttattcgGCTTCACTTTCGTTGGAATCATACGATCCGGTTCGATTCCCCATAAACTTCGAATTTATGGGTGAACCGCAAATGTTTAATTTTGTTAATCAAAGAAGATAGGTCCAACCAAGGTCGGCATGGCTAGTTTTGCTTCAAACTTAAGCAAAGAAGAAGCAATCTTCTTATCCTTACTTCTGTTTTGATGAGCCTGTGGCTGGTTGGTAGGAGAAAGGCCCTCGGCCGTGGGTAGCTGATGGCATTCCTGCAGAAAACCACATTTCCAGTGCACATCCATGTTACACACGTTACACCTATGGCGCCACGATGTACACACATCATCACACACAAAGCAATAACCAGGTGCATGCAGGAGGAAAGCTTGATGGGACATGCTGTGCAATACTTGCCGccatactctctctctctctctccctctgtgTGAAAAATGTTTTGCCAGGCCTTGTTGAGGGAAGAGGGAATTTTATACATCAAGTTGAAAGAGAGAAGTAAGTGTCAGTTGGCATCGCGTTTGATAGttaaaacttttttttaataaaaatattattttaaatgcagttaaaaagataatttagaaaaaaataatttattattttaatatttttatgataaagtttattaaattaaattttaaattattttttaatattctctaacttgcatattttaaaaaataattttttcaacagTAATTCTAATTAGGGAAGAGCAGAtttcggtttaaatcgaaaaatcaaaccgaatcgagtcaattcggtttaatttgttcgattttaaaatttaatcggttcggtttaatttataattttttataatttcatttaatcggttcggtttggttattttcacaaaaataaaaaaaccgaactgaactgaaattattaatatatatatatatcaaggaaaatcaaagaaaaccgaaccgaaccctaagatttttgagttatgatttctaattctttttgtttttatgtttttgttatttagatttaatgttgaaaataaaaaattttataaaattcagttTTATTGGTTTAAAACCAAACCGAGccgatatttatcggtttggTTGAGTTCagttttctcttattaatcgatttagtttgatttttaaaattttttattttcagtttttggttttatctattcggttcggttcgaaaccgaaccgatcgtttgcacacccctaattcTAACAATAATGCTAAACATGTCCAATCTATTATTAAGATAAAATctagtatttcattatttaatatgGCTAAAATTTTTTTTACGGTTAATCTATAAGTTTAGTTTGCAAGTATTGAATAAATTTCAAAGCTGAAATTTGACTCATAATAATCAGTTTATAAGTAACACGCTAGCGTAGACAGTCAAAAGTGGTGATAATGTGAATGAttaatgttattttttttaaGGGAAAATCACTCTAATTAGTTATTACATATctagtattttattatttaatacggctaaaattttttttatagttaATCTGTAAAGAAaatcataattgattttgtcattaTCACATAAAAGAgagaattatttatattattattattcttaattGTATAAATTGACTATTAAGAATTAGAAagattttactgtataaaattttaaagttcaaagaatttatattacatttttaagtttagaGATACTACTCTTAAAATTTATCTAACAAATGAATTTCATGAGAATCGATGtacagaaaatttaaataatcaatattagaaaagaaattattattattatgattaatgtttttaattgatatctgaagtagaaaatattttttaaaaatagtgataatcaatttaaatattaaaatacatttgcttaataataaagatatttttataatttttatattttatctttcCTTTTCATATATtccttttaaataatataaaattattaaattattatttactaCACCTTCCtcccaaataaaataaaattaaaaaaaatcctaCTTTATCTTACTTCCTTACACTGCTCTCAAACATTAGGTTAAgagttattttaattttaattttgacaagaattttttatttttattttaatttgattcttttgtagtttgattttgattaaatatagTTGTTGACATTTTTTTTCGGCTCAGAATGATTCAATTTTAAATTAGCTCGTTTCAGCTTGATTTCGGTCCAaatcaatattaatttaataaatttaatttaattaatttcaatctgattttaatttaacttaatttactTTCAATTTTGACAATGTTATTGAAGCTGctaaattgagaaaaatatttttgtaaatatgtttgttgattattaaaaattgatttaaaattcaatttaatatgtTATAATTATAAGCTTTTTAAAATAACTGGTTAATatgcaaaaaaaaattataactgaTTTTATTACTATCACATAAAAGATAGATAATTATTTATGTCActattattttttattgtatAAATTGACTATTAAGAATTAGAATAATTttactatataaaattttaaaatcaaaggtttcatattacatttttaaatttagaGAGACTCTTTAAATTTATCCAAAAAAAGAATTTCATGTGCATGGATATACGAAAAATTCAAATAATCAATATTAGaaaagaaattattattattatgattaatgtttttaattgatatttggcgTAGAAaatatggaaaatatttttaaaatatagtgaTAATCAATTTAAACATTAAAATACATTTGCTTAATAATAAAGatacttttataatttttatacttTACTTTacctttttaaataatataaaattattaagttaTTATTTATTGTACCTTCTTCTCaaacaaaataaaactaagaaaagccttaccttttttttttttttttctaagccTTACCTTATCTTACTACCTTCAAACACTAGGTTAAgagttattttaattttaattttgacaaggaattttttatttttattttaatttcattcttttttagtttgattttgattaaatatagTGGTTgacattttttataattttttttttttgagtttagaATGATCAAATTTTAAACTAGCTAGTTTTAGTTTGATTCCGATCTAaatcaatattaattttaataaattcaatgtaattaattttaatttgatttcaatttAACTTAGTTTACTTTCAATTTTGAATTGATCGCAATCAGATATAGGCTAAGGGTTTTTTTGACATTGTTATTAAAGCTACTAAATTGAAAAAAATACTTCTATAAATATGTTTGTTAATTATTTATGTCACGACCCGAACTCGTGAGTCAGACCGGCACTAGAATTTGGGTCGGCATGAGGTCcccgaagcccgtagtaagcccaaTTATCTTTCAACCCAAACATAAATCCATATTTGGTCCAATTTCAAGTAAACAActagacagagtccggccataatatGGATCATCTAACGAGAAGTTTTTTGCTCACCCGACCTATAAGCACAAAAATTCAATCCATtagggagcttagctcaccctcacaatcatcCACAAATCACAATaagatcaaatgggagctcagctcactcaaACCAAGCCATATACCCAGTCCATTCAACATTACATGCATCATAAGAAGTttacaaatttttaaaagaaaagagACATAATCTTTTATAGTCCAAAGCAAATTAAATAACCCCTACATATGCGAAGTTTTAAAACTTTCCTTGATTACATAAATTATACAACATGAACATAAGTGGACCTATGAGGAAAGGAATAGGTCATTTACAACAAGGCTATCTTATATCCTGGAAAAATagtgaacatgagtgagcgttcgactcaaagagtaaatatttattttacctaCAATttatataactatctaattctaatgcatctttaaaatgaaatgcatcatcttcataCAAGTCATGCAAACAAGTCAGGTCATATCCaagataatctggagcactcacgcacccaagtCATATTCATACTCACGCATACATATATAGGGAGCTAATCCCCCtacccagctctcttaatccaagaccTACCAGAGAGATCACCTcgagtcggactttcgcttaataattcatatgtgggggccagcgagatcaactcaagtgcctaccctgacttatccataataaggatcgggtctcaacaagtcaagctccagccgcgtctacccgtcctacccatttccatatactccacatacacaccaactcacacacacaactctagattatcaaaacacagcaATCAAAGTAATATCATCAAATATAAATGCAAAACAtggcatgcctaatatttaactacataaatataagtataagtaatgcatgagcatgccagaaatataataatattgaaattgtaaataaaataaatatctactcacaacactttTACAAGCTACTGcgatggctgggcggaggaagaagactgtcccgactcacctaaacaatttatcaaaaatttattaataaacaaCTTGAAACAAAACTGTAGAGAATCAAAAGATAGCCATAAGATTTTGCCGAAAATATGACAAAGTTCTCCTTATActtagaacctacccaacctgcaaaagggttcaaacaaTACTTTTAATTCTTAATTTCTCACAATCACAACACATTAATAACATATGGCCCCTTCTGGGCCCTCCaagtatcacaccttacccctctgtaaggcataacatgatcccatagaataccaaatgaactaccgaacttcacctacctataactcattaagtaccctacaagggattttaaaataattttcttacttttataagtggtgagcattttctaataggtattaaaacgtttaatcagagtttgaaaactagttaagatttttgtcccattttatttttctgcaaattttataaaaatttcgacagagtaccgtctgtattttgagaaaacagttcttcaaatacctgtaaaaagcacttccaatgatttgtctcatcaacttcatcaattcaacatccaacctaaccaatttcaacatcatttctcaaattctaaaattcaaacatcataaaaaatactactaagtaatttcattcaaattcaaataaaatacttccattcatatttcattaaagataaaacaatttacatacatcatttcaaaatttacattagaaaaatcccaactaaaatatattacaagctttatacaactgctcatgaccattttctacatttagatacatttacatacatcaaaataatttttacaatcagggtataaaatatacccgattaaACTTTAGGggaggtggctccacaatccttagtagctcactctactgctcctctagtctctatatctgcgacagcaataacagtcatcgctgagtacaatgactcagtggtacacaacatactaaaataatatttatgcagaatttaaatcatatttatttaaaaattggactgaacatgaaaaataaatacaaaacatgatttataaaattttaatccaaacaatttcatttcaaaagtctcaaaaaaaattttcataaaaacacacaattatatcatgccattcgaaacatattaatctcaatagccagaggcttatgagaagtcacattataaggctagctagcccaaatatatgggaactcattctttttcttcttcttctgacacacacctcaacacttcagccagagaatgaatcaaaattcgaaactgatttctcccactagtcatgctagtgaggtgtttaaatatatggtcatgacactgtggtttaaaactatcttaacaatttactaaacatttatagcaatttcaaacacaaacaattaatcttcccacaatttaaatcaaaagcataataaacattttaatACAATTGTGTCACCATTTAATATcttaattcattaaaaaataatttacagaagaaaatttacagaaattctatgttgtgcacaaaccttatacgagtcgcctcttggccttaactcgatccctcgggttcttttccagtattcttttccactgaaatacacagtttcacagtgtttcagtatcataacttatcataaatctaaaaataatttcaaatttacttttacctagctttaatatactaaacttacattcttgaaaattttcatattgatgttactattcattgtactattcaagtcaaaatattgactttcttatgcttaaaaggtatgagaattctaatttcactcacataccacattttggttacctaaattgttggttttggttgtttactcaaattttaattctttttaggcaaatttgtaaattttcagttttggtgtccaatGTTGCACTGCTccgttggtcatgttgctattagaatttgataaagttttcttcatagaaattgttcctt is a window encoding:
- the LOC110644030 gene encoding phosphoglycerate mutase-like protein 1 isoform X1, which translates into the protein MIFFSFIRNFILRRAYFLRKLCVFLFSFSYLDSADMDSTTSQCLIPLGHSKIIHLVRHAQANHNVAGKKDLGALLSPEFFDAQLSPLGLEQVSNLCNYVNTSGLFKKIDLVITSPLLRAMQTAVGVFGGERSSGLKSPPIVAVELCRERTGVHPCDKRRTITEYSSLFPQIDFSLMESDDDNLWKADVRETDEEVAARGLKFMNWLKTRQETEIAVVTHHRFLQYTLNALANDFHPSVRSEMCKEFVNCELRSMVMVDKRMMNCPATDGSGGSV
- the LOC110644030 gene encoding phosphoglycerate mutase-like protein 1 isoform X2 — protein: MDSTTSQCLIPLGHSKIIHLVRHAQANHNVAGKKDLGALLSPEFFDAQLSPLGLEQVSNLCNYVNTSGLFKKIDLVITSPLLRAMQTAVGVFGGERSSGLKSPPIVAVELCRERTGVHPCDKRRTITEYSSLFPQIDFSLMESDDDNLWKADVRETDEEVAARGLKFMNWLKTRQETEIAVVTHHRFLQYTLNALANDFHPSVRSEMCKEFVNCELRSMVMVDKRMMNCPATDGSGGSV